One part of the Leptolyngbya sp. CCY15150 genome encodes these proteins:
- a CDS encoding universal stress protein yields MIEKILLADSGTGQAEAMLKSLMDLPIIQKASVTVLHVVSSQVTAEGMTAKWEEGGKVLARSIQSLQLDPDKTTAMLREGDPKDIVCRVADEIDADLIIMGSRGLKRLQSILENSVSQYVFQLAGRPMLLVKDDIYVKRIKTILVAVDKSAAAQECLDVAIALLRDVTGGQLILVHANPDLTSKLDEQLSTRGEQDPVLAPAIAKAKQYGIKYRCEAPEGKPGLRICQLAESLNADLLMLGSPDRRPSIAKGLPDLDRLLGQSLSDYVRVYANCPVMLVRHPSA; encoded by the coding sequence ATGATAGAAAAAATCCTACTTGCAGATTCCGGTACCGGCCAAGCAGAGGCCATGCTCAAATCCTTGATGGATCTGCCCATCATTCAAAAAGCCTCTGTGACGGTTCTCCACGTTGTCTCATCCCAGGTCACGGCCGAGGGCATGACGGCGAAATGGGAAGAGGGCGGCAAAGTATTGGCACGCTCCATCCAGTCGCTGCAACTGGATCCTGACAAAACGACGGCTATGCTGCGCGAGGGCGATCCTAAGGATATCGTCTGTCGGGTTGCCGATGAGATCGATGCTGATTTAATCATCATGGGCTCTCGGGGACTGAAGCGCCTTCAGTCTATTCTGGAAAACTCTGTGAGCCAATACGTCTTCCAGCTTGCGGGTCGTCCCATGCTGTTGGTCAAAGACGATATCTATGTGAAGCGCATCAAAACCATCTTGGTGGCTGTGGATAAATCCGCGGCTGCTCAGGAATGTTTGGATGTGGCGATCGCTCTCCTGCGGGATGTGACCGGCGGGCAGTTGATTTTGGTACATGCCAACCCCGACTTGACCTCTAAGCTAGATGAGCAGCTCTCAACTCGGGGCGAACAGGATCCGGTGCTAGCACCAGCGATCGCTAAGGCTAAGCAGTATGGCATCAAATATCGCTGTGAAGCACCAGAAGGTAAGCCAGGTCTACGGATTTGCCAATTGGCAGAATCGTTGAATGCTGACTTGCTGATGCTGGGCTCCCCCGATCGCCGCCCATCGATCGCCAAGGGACTTCCGGATCTCGATCGCCTCTTGGGTCAGTCCTTGTCCGACTACGTGCGTGTCTATGCCAACTGTCCAGTCATGTTGGTGCGCCACCCCAGCGCCTAG